The Kogia breviceps isolate mKogBre1 chromosome 4, mKogBre1 haplotype 1, whole genome shotgun sequence genome window below encodes:
- the APBA3 gene encoding amyloid-beta A4 precursor protein-binding family A member 3 isoform X1 gives MEFLTTSQPPPGPPAMDLEEPRDTLSPSQDLTPDCQWDPAPRGPGSLSQMELDGLNIQDLLQQFEALPGDLVGLSPDGPPCPLHIATGHGLAPQDITDAHGLLSAEAGREDLLSLLQQDERPPSQSGPQEPPDPTPRLLQPPDDPEGDMGPQEWEEGDSVEQDEGRSSSSSPEPWLETVPLVTSEEPPASAQSPKTLASYPALQEASGPCDHEDLLDGVIFGVKYLGSTQLVSERNPPPSTRMAQAQEAMDRVKAPDGETQPMTEVDLFVSTKRVKVLTADSQEALMEHALQTISYIADIGSALVLMARRRLAQRPAPQPRSRRLYKMICHVFHSEDAQLIAQAIGQAFAVAYSQFLRESGINPSQVGSQQSQGATGPGHLHNGDLDHFSNSENCREVCIEKRRGEGLGVALVESGWGSLLPTAVIANLLHGGPAERSGALSIGDRITAINGTSLVGLPLAACQAAVREVKSQTLVTLSIVHCPPVTTAIIRRPHVREQLGFCVEDGIICSLLRGGIAERGGVRVGHRIIEINGQSVVATPHARIIELLTEAHIEVHIKTMPAATYRLLTGQEQPVYL, from the exons ATGGAATTCCTGACAACCTCCCAACCCCCTCCAGGACCTCCAGCCATGGACTTGGAGGAGCCCAGGGACACACTTTCACCCTCTCAGGACCTCACCCCTGATTGCCAGTGGGACCCGGCACCAAGAGGCCCCGGCAGCCTGAGTCAGATGGAACTTGACGGGCTAAATATCCAGGACCTGCTTCAACAGTTTGAAGCTCTGCCAGGTGATCTGGTGGGCCTGTCCCCAGACGGACCCCCGTGCCCCTTGCACATTGCCACTGGCCATGGCCTGGCCCCTCAGGACATCACCGATGCCCATGGGCTCTTGTCCGCCGAGGCTGGCCGGGAAGACTTGCTGAGCCTTTTGCAGCAAGACGAGCGCCCTCCTTCCCAGTCAGGTCCACAGGAACCTCCAGACCCTACTCCTCGCCTGTTGCAGCCCCCTGATGACCCAGAGGGGGATATGGGCCCACAGGAGTGGGAAGAAGGAGACTCTGTCGAGCAGGACGAGGGCAGGAGCTCAAGCAGCTCCCCAGAACCCTGGCTGGAGACGGTACCTCTGGTCACTTCTGAAGAGCCGCCTGCCAGTGCCCAG AGCCCCAAGACCCTGGCTTCctaccctgccctccaggagg CGTCCGGCCCCTGTGACCACGAAGACCTCCTAGATGGTGTCATATTCGGGGTCAAATACCTGGGCTCCACCCAGCTGGTGTCCGAGCGAAACCCGCCCCCCAGCACGCGCATGGCGCAGGCCCAGGAGGCCATGGACCGCGTCAAG gCCCCCGATGGGGAGACCCAGCCCATGACAGAGGTAGACCTCTTCGTCTCCACCAAGAGGGTCAAGGTTCTGACGGCTGACTCCCAG gaGGCCCTGATGGAGCATGCCCTGCAGACCATCTCCTACATCGCCGACATCGGTAGCGCCCTGGTGCTCATGGCCCGGCGGCGGCTGGCCCAGCGGCCGGCGCCCCAGCCCCGCAGCCGCCGGCTCTACAAGATGATCTGCCACGTTTTCCACTCAGAGGAC GCCCAGCTCATCGCCCAGGCCATCGGCCAGGCCTTCGCCGTGGCCTACAGCCAGTTCCTGCGGGAAAGTGGAATCAACCCCAGCCAGGTGGGCTCCCAGCAGAGCCAGGGGGCCACGGGCCCCGGCCACCTCCACAACGGGGACCTCGACCACTTCTCCAACAGCGAGAACTGCAGGGAG GTGTGCATCGAGAAACGCCGGGGTGAGGGTCTGGGCGTGGCCCTAGTGGAGTCGGGCTGGGGCTCCTTGCTGCCCACGGCCGTCATCGCCAACCTGCTGCACGGGGGCCCCGCCGAGCGCTCAGGGGCCCTCAGCATCGGAGACCGCATCACCGCCATCAACGGGACCAGCCTGGTGGGGCTGCCTCTGGCCGCCTGCCAGGCTGCCGTCCGC GAAGTGAAGTCTCAGACACTGGTGACCCTCAGCATCGTCCACTGCCCGCCGGTCACCACGGCCATCATCCGCCGGCCCCACGTCCGCGAGCAGCTGGGCTTCTGCGTGGAGGATGGCATA ATCTGCAGCCTCCTCCGGGGTGGCATTGCCGAGCGCGGGGGCGTCCGCGTGGGGCACCGCATCATTGAGATCAACGGGCAGAGTGTGGTGGCCACGCCCCACGCCCGCATCATTGAGCTGCTCACGGAGGCCCACATTGAG GTCCACATCAAGACGATGCCTGCTGCCACCTACCGCCTGCTCACAGGCCAGGAGCAGCCGGTGTACCTGTGA
- the APBA3 gene encoding amyloid-beta A4 precursor protein-binding family A member 3 isoform X2, with protein MEFLTTSQPPPGPPAMDLEEPRDTLSPSQDLTPDCQWDPAPRGPGSLSQMELDGLNIQDLLQQFEALPGDLVGLSPDGPPCPLHIATGHGLAPQDITDAHGLLSAEAGREDLLSLLQQDERPPSQSGPQEPPDPTPRLLQPPDDPEGDMGPQEWEEGDSVEQDEGRSSSSSPEPWLETVPLVTSEEPPASAQSPKTLASYPALQEASGPCDHEDLLDGVIFGVKYLGSTQLVSERNPPPSTRMAQAQEAMDRVKEALMEHALQTISYIADIGSALVLMARRRLAQRPAPQPRSRRLYKMICHVFHSEDAQLIAQAIGQAFAVAYSQFLRESGINPSQVGSQQSQGATGPGHLHNGDLDHFSNSENCREVCIEKRRGEGLGVALVESGWGSLLPTAVIANLLHGGPAERSGALSIGDRITAINGTSLVGLPLAACQAAVREVKSQTLVTLSIVHCPPVTTAIIRRPHVREQLGFCVEDGIICSLLRGGIAERGGVRVGHRIIEINGQSVVATPHARIIELLTEAHIEVHIKTMPAATYRLLTGQEQPVYL; from the exons ATGGAATTCCTGACAACCTCCCAACCCCCTCCAGGACCTCCAGCCATGGACTTGGAGGAGCCCAGGGACACACTTTCACCCTCTCAGGACCTCACCCCTGATTGCCAGTGGGACCCGGCACCAAGAGGCCCCGGCAGCCTGAGTCAGATGGAACTTGACGGGCTAAATATCCAGGACCTGCTTCAACAGTTTGAAGCTCTGCCAGGTGATCTGGTGGGCCTGTCCCCAGACGGACCCCCGTGCCCCTTGCACATTGCCACTGGCCATGGCCTGGCCCCTCAGGACATCACCGATGCCCATGGGCTCTTGTCCGCCGAGGCTGGCCGGGAAGACTTGCTGAGCCTTTTGCAGCAAGACGAGCGCCCTCCTTCCCAGTCAGGTCCACAGGAACCTCCAGACCCTACTCCTCGCCTGTTGCAGCCCCCTGATGACCCAGAGGGGGATATGGGCCCACAGGAGTGGGAAGAAGGAGACTCTGTCGAGCAGGACGAGGGCAGGAGCTCAAGCAGCTCCCCAGAACCCTGGCTGGAGACGGTACCTCTGGTCACTTCTGAAGAGCCGCCTGCCAGTGCCCAG AGCCCCAAGACCCTGGCTTCctaccctgccctccaggagg CGTCCGGCCCCTGTGACCACGAAGACCTCCTAGATGGTGTCATATTCGGGGTCAAATACCTGGGCTCCACCCAGCTGGTGTCCGAGCGAAACCCGCCCCCCAGCACGCGCATGGCGCAGGCCCAGGAGGCCATGGACCGCGTCAAG gaGGCCCTGATGGAGCATGCCCTGCAGACCATCTCCTACATCGCCGACATCGGTAGCGCCCTGGTGCTCATGGCCCGGCGGCGGCTGGCCCAGCGGCCGGCGCCCCAGCCCCGCAGCCGCCGGCTCTACAAGATGATCTGCCACGTTTTCCACTCAGAGGAC GCCCAGCTCATCGCCCAGGCCATCGGCCAGGCCTTCGCCGTGGCCTACAGCCAGTTCCTGCGGGAAAGTGGAATCAACCCCAGCCAGGTGGGCTCCCAGCAGAGCCAGGGGGCCACGGGCCCCGGCCACCTCCACAACGGGGACCTCGACCACTTCTCCAACAGCGAGAACTGCAGGGAG GTGTGCATCGAGAAACGCCGGGGTGAGGGTCTGGGCGTGGCCCTAGTGGAGTCGGGCTGGGGCTCCTTGCTGCCCACGGCCGTCATCGCCAACCTGCTGCACGGGGGCCCCGCCGAGCGCTCAGGGGCCCTCAGCATCGGAGACCGCATCACCGCCATCAACGGGACCAGCCTGGTGGGGCTGCCTCTGGCCGCCTGCCAGGCTGCCGTCCGC GAAGTGAAGTCTCAGACACTGGTGACCCTCAGCATCGTCCACTGCCCGCCGGTCACCACGGCCATCATCCGCCGGCCCCACGTCCGCGAGCAGCTGGGCTTCTGCGTGGAGGATGGCATA ATCTGCAGCCTCCTCCGGGGTGGCATTGCCGAGCGCGGGGGCGTCCGCGTGGGGCACCGCATCATTGAGATCAACGGGCAGAGTGTGGTGGCCACGCCCCACGCCCGCATCATTGAGCTGCTCACGGAGGCCCACATTGAG GTCCACATCAAGACGATGCCTGCTGCCACCTACCGCCTGCTCACAGGCCAGGAGCAGCCGGTGTACCTGTGA
- the MRPL54 gene encoding large ribosomal subunit protein mL54 codes for MATRRLFGATWSSAGWLVRELPDPAASVRLHVRDYAKRPVIKGGKGAVVGEALKGPEVCTDPIRLTTHAMGVNIYKEGQDVVLKPDSEYPEWLFQMNMGPPKSLEELDPETREYWRLLRKHNIWRHNRLSKNQKF; via the exons ATGGCGACCAGGCGCCTCTTCGGTGCTACGTGGAGCTCGGCCGGCTGGCTGGTTCGGGAGCTCCCGGACCCCGCCGCTTCTGTAAGACTCCACGTACGAGATTATGCCAAGAGACCGG TCATTAAGGGGGGCAAAGGCGCTGTGGTCGGTGAGGCCCTGAAGGGCCCAGAGGTGTGTACAGACCCCATCCGGCTCACCACGCACGCCATGGGTGTCAACATCTACAAGGAGGGCCAGGATGTGGTCCTGAAGCCGGATTCCGAGTACCCAGAGTG GCTGTTCCAGATGAACATGGGTCCCCCAAAAAGTCTGGAGGAGCTGGACCCCGAGACCCGGGAGTACTGGCGGCTGCTGCGGAAACACAACATCTGGCGCCACAACCGGCTGAGCAAGAACCAGAAGTTCTAG
- the MBD3 gene encoding methyl-CpG-binding domain protein 3 isoform X3: MRPSGKKFRSKPQLARYLGGSMDLSTFDFRTGKMLMGKMNKSRQRVRYDSPSQVKGKPDLNTALPVRQTASIFKQPVTKITNHPSNKVKSDPQKAVEQPRQLFWEKKLSGLNAFDIAEELVKTMDLPKGLQGVGPGCTDETLLSAIASALHTSTMPITGQLSAAVEKNPGVWLNTAQPLCKAFMVTDEDIRRQEELVQQVRKRLEEALMADMLAHVEELARDGEAPLDRVGADEDEDDEDQEEGPDQDQEMEHV; encoded by the exons ATGCG CCCGAGCGGGAAGAAGTTCCGGAGCAAGCCCCAGCTGGCGCGCTACCTGGGCGGCTCCATGGACCTGAGCACCTTCGACTTCCGCACGGGCAAGATGCTGATGGGCAAGATGAACAAGAGCCGGCAGCGGGTACGCTACGACTCCCCGAGCCAGGTCAAG GGCAAGCCCGACCTGAACACGGCCCTCCCGGTCAGGCAGACGGCGTCCATCTTCAAGCAGCCAGTGACCAAGATCACCAACCACCCCAGCAACAAGGTGAAGAGCGACCCCCAGAAGGCCGTGGAGCAGCCCCGGCAG CTCTTCTGGGAGAAGAAGCTGAGCGGCCTGAATGCCTTTGACATCGCGGAGGAGCTCGTGAAGACCATGGACCTCCCCAAGGGCTTGCAAG GCGTGGGTCCCGGCTGCACAGATGAGACGCTGCTCTCGGCCATCGCCAGCGCCCTACACACCAGCACCATGCCCATCACCGGGCAGCTCTCAGCCGCCGTGGAGAAGAACCCCGGAGTGTGGCTCAACacagcccagccgctctgcaagGCCTTCATGGTGACCGACGAGGACATCAG GAGGCAGGAGGAACTGGTACAGCAGGTCCGCAAGCGGCTGGAGGAGGCGCTGATGGCCGACATGCTGGCCCACGTGGAGGAGCTGGCCCGCGACGGCGAGGCGCCGCTGGACAGGGTGGGCGCCGACGAGGATGAGGACGATGAGGACCAGGAGGAGGGGCCCGACCAGGACCAGGAGATGGAGCACGTCTAG
- the MBD3 gene encoding methyl-CpG-binding domain protein 3 isoform X4 — translation MERKSPSGKKFRSKPQLARYLGGSMDLSTFDFRTGKMLMGKMNKSRQRVRYDSPSQVKTASIFKQPVTKITNHPSNKVKSDPQKAVEQPRQLFWEKKLSGLNAFDIAEELVKTMDLPKGLQGVGPGCTDETLLSAIASALHTSTMPITGQLSAAVEKNPGVWLNTAQPLCKAFMVTDEDIRRQEELVQQVRKRLEEALMADMLAHVEELARDGEAPLDRVGADEDEDDEDQEEGPDQDQEMEHV, via the exons ATGGAGCGGAAGAG CCCGAGCGGGAAGAAGTTCCGGAGCAAGCCCCAGCTGGCGCGCTACCTGGGCGGCTCCATGGACCTGAGCACCTTCGACTTCCGCACGGGCAAGATGCTGATGGGCAAGATGAACAAGAGCCGGCAGCGGGTACGCTACGACTCCCCGAGCCAGGTCAAG ACGGCGTCCATCTTCAAGCAGCCAGTGACCAAGATCACCAACCACCCCAGCAACAAGGTGAAGAGCGACCCCCAGAAGGCCGTGGAGCAGCCCCGGCAG CTCTTCTGGGAGAAGAAGCTGAGCGGCCTGAATGCCTTTGACATCGCGGAGGAGCTCGTGAAGACCATGGACCTCCCCAAGGGCTTGCAAG GCGTGGGTCCCGGCTGCACAGATGAGACGCTGCTCTCGGCCATCGCCAGCGCCCTACACACCAGCACCATGCCCATCACCGGGCAGCTCTCAGCCGCCGTGGAGAAGAACCCCGGAGTGTGGCTCAACacagcccagccgctctgcaagGCCTTCATGGTGACCGACGAGGACATCAG GAGGCAGGAGGAACTGGTACAGCAGGTCCGCAAGCGGCTGGAGGAGGCGCTGATGGCCGACATGCTGGCCCACGTGGAGGAGCTGGCCCGCGACGGCGAGGCGCCGCTGGACAGGGTGGGCGCCGACGAGGATGAGGACGATGAGGACCAGGAGGAGGGGCCCGACCAGGACCAGGAGATGGAGCACGTCTAG
- the MBD3 gene encoding methyl-CpG-binding domain protein 3 isoform X5, protein MDLSTFDFRTGKMLMGKMNKSRQRVRYDSPSQVKGKPDLNTALPVRQTASIFKQPVTKITNHPSNKVKSDPQKAVEQPRQLFWEKKLSGLNAFDIAEELVKTMDLPKGLQGVGPGCTDETLLSAIASALHTSTMPITGQLSAAVEKNPGVWLNTAQPLCKAFMVTDEDIRRQEELVQQVRKRLEEALMADMLAHVEELARDGEAPLDRVGADEDEDDEDQEEGPDQDQEMEHV, encoded by the exons ATGGACCTGAGCACCTTCGACTTCCGCACGGGCAAGATGCTGATGGGCAAGATGAACAAGAGCCGGCAGCGGGTACGCTACGACTCCCCGAGCCAGGTCAAG GGCAAGCCCGACCTGAACACGGCCCTCCCGGTCAGGCAGACGGCGTCCATCTTCAAGCAGCCAGTGACCAAGATCACCAACCACCCCAGCAACAAGGTGAAGAGCGACCCCCAGAAGGCCGTGGAGCAGCCCCGGCAG CTCTTCTGGGAGAAGAAGCTGAGCGGCCTGAATGCCTTTGACATCGCGGAGGAGCTCGTGAAGACCATGGACCTCCCCAAGGGCTTGCAAG GCGTGGGTCCCGGCTGCACAGATGAGACGCTGCTCTCGGCCATCGCCAGCGCCCTACACACCAGCACCATGCCCATCACCGGGCAGCTCTCAGCCGCCGTGGAGAAGAACCCCGGAGTGTGGCTCAACacagcccagccgctctgcaagGCCTTCATGGTGACCGACGAGGACATCAG GAGGCAGGAGGAACTGGTACAGCAGGTCCGCAAGCGGCTGGAGGAGGCGCTGATGGCCGACATGCTGGCCCACGTGGAGGAGCTGGCCCGCGACGGCGAGGCGCCGCTGGACAGGGTGGGCGCCGACGAGGATGAGGACGATGAGGACCAGGAGGAGGGGCCCGACCAGGACCAGGAGATGGAGCACGTCTAG
- the MBD3 gene encoding methyl-CpG-binding domain protein 3 isoform X1 — translation MERKRWECPALPQGWEREEVPRRSGLSAGHRDVFYYSPSGKKFRSKPQLARYLGGSMDLSTFDFRTGKMLMGKMNKSRQRVRYDSPSQVKGKPDLNTALPVRQTASIFKQPVTKITNHPSNKVKSDPQKAVEQPRQLFWEKKLSGLNAFDIAEELVKTMDLPKGLQGVGPGCTDETLLSAIASALHTSTMPITGQLSAAVEKNPGVWLNTAQPLCKAFMVTDEDIRRQEELVQQVRKRLEEALMADMLAHVEELARDGEAPLDRVGADEDEDDEDQEEGPDQDQEMEHV, via the exons ATGGAGCGGAAGAGGTGGGAGTGCCCGGCGCTCCcgcagggctgggagagggaagaagtGCCCAGAAGGTCGGGGCTGTCGGCCGGCCACAGGGATGTCTTTTACTATAG CCCGAGCGGGAAGAAGTTCCGGAGCAAGCCCCAGCTGGCGCGCTACCTGGGCGGCTCCATGGACCTGAGCACCTTCGACTTCCGCACGGGCAAGATGCTGATGGGCAAGATGAACAAGAGCCGGCAGCGGGTACGCTACGACTCCCCGAGCCAGGTCAAG GGCAAGCCCGACCTGAACACGGCCCTCCCGGTCAGGCAGACGGCGTCCATCTTCAAGCAGCCAGTGACCAAGATCACCAACCACCCCAGCAACAAGGTGAAGAGCGACCCCCAGAAGGCCGTGGAGCAGCCCCGGCAG CTCTTCTGGGAGAAGAAGCTGAGCGGCCTGAATGCCTTTGACATCGCGGAGGAGCTCGTGAAGACCATGGACCTCCCCAAGGGCTTGCAAG GCGTGGGTCCCGGCTGCACAGATGAGACGCTGCTCTCGGCCATCGCCAGCGCCCTACACACCAGCACCATGCCCATCACCGGGCAGCTCTCAGCCGCCGTGGAGAAGAACCCCGGAGTGTGGCTCAACacagcccagccgctctgcaagGCCTTCATGGTGACCGACGAGGACATCAG GAGGCAGGAGGAACTGGTACAGCAGGTCCGCAAGCGGCTGGAGGAGGCGCTGATGGCCGACATGCTGGCCCACGTGGAGGAGCTGGCCCGCGACGGCGAGGCGCCGCTGGACAGGGTGGGCGCCGACGAGGATGAGGACGATGAGGACCAGGAGGAGGGGCCCGACCAGGACCAGGAGATGGAGCACGTCTAG
- the MBD3 gene encoding methyl-CpG-binding domain protein 3 isoform X2: MERKSPSGKKFRSKPQLARYLGGSMDLSTFDFRTGKMLMGKMNKSRQRVRYDSPSQVKGKPDLNTALPVRQTASIFKQPVTKITNHPSNKVKSDPQKAVEQPRQLFWEKKLSGLNAFDIAEELVKTMDLPKGLQGVGPGCTDETLLSAIASALHTSTMPITGQLSAAVEKNPGVWLNTAQPLCKAFMVTDEDIRRQEELVQQVRKRLEEALMADMLAHVEELARDGEAPLDRVGADEDEDDEDQEEGPDQDQEMEHV; encoded by the exons ATGGAGCGGAAGAG CCCGAGCGGGAAGAAGTTCCGGAGCAAGCCCCAGCTGGCGCGCTACCTGGGCGGCTCCATGGACCTGAGCACCTTCGACTTCCGCACGGGCAAGATGCTGATGGGCAAGATGAACAAGAGCCGGCAGCGGGTACGCTACGACTCCCCGAGCCAGGTCAAG GGCAAGCCCGACCTGAACACGGCCCTCCCGGTCAGGCAGACGGCGTCCATCTTCAAGCAGCCAGTGACCAAGATCACCAACCACCCCAGCAACAAGGTGAAGAGCGACCCCCAGAAGGCCGTGGAGCAGCCCCGGCAG CTCTTCTGGGAGAAGAAGCTGAGCGGCCTGAATGCCTTTGACATCGCGGAGGAGCTCGTGAAGACCATGGACCTCCCCAAGGGCTTGCAAG GCGTGGGTCCCGGCTGCACAGATGAGACGCTGCTCTCGGCCATCGCCAGCGCCCTACACACCAGCACCATGCCCATCACCGGGCAGCTCTCAGCCGCCGTGGAGAAGAACCCCGGAGTGTGGCTCAACacagcccagccgctctgcaagGCCTTCATGGTGACCGACGAGGACATCAG GAGGCAGGAGGAACTGGTACAGCAGGTCCGCAAGCGGCTGGAGGAGGCGCTGATGGCCGACATGCTGGCCCACGTGGAGGAGCTGGCCCGCGACGGCGAGGCGCCGCTGGACAGGGTGGGCGCCGACGAGGATGAGGACGATGAGGACCAGGAGGAGGGGCCCGACCAGGACCAGGAGATGGAGCACGTCTAG